CGTCAGTTTGCACCTGTGGTGTTTGACATTACGCATTCGGTGCAGCAACCTGGAGGCCAGGGAGGAACAAGTGGAGGTCAGCGGGAATTTGCGCCTTTTTTGGCTAGGGCAGCAGCAGCAACTGGGATTGATGGGTTTTTTATCGAAACCCACCCTGAGCCATCTAAAGCGTTGAGTGATGGACCAAATTTGATTCCACTTCATCGAATGGGTGATTTCCTGGAAATGCTAAAAGCAGCATGGACCTTAGGAAGAACCTACCAAAGTTTTGAGATTGAATAAAAACTGAAATAGTATATGAAAGGCTTCTGGATCGGATGGGTATTTTTTCTTCTGACTGGAAGCCTTTTTTCACAATCGCTTTCAGATGCGATTCGCATTCAGCTAGAAAATCCATCAAAAGAAAAAGAGTCATTAACAAAAGGGTCTTCCATTGTTCACTTTGAGGAAGTAAAAGCATATTATTCCGGAAGGAATTTTTCATCAATTTGGTTTCAGCAAAAAAAGATCTCGCCATTGGTGAGAGAACTTCAAGCCGAGATTAAACAGTCAAAATATGATGGCTTAAAGCCTGAAACCTATCACTTAGATTTTTTAGATCATCTGCTTGCTAGCGAGGAGCAGGCGGAAAATACCCAAATCCCTTTGACGCCCGAAGACCTTTCGCAGGCGGAAATTCTTCTTACAGATGCTTTTTTTGCTCTATGTAGGGATTTGGAAATAGGGAAAATTAACTCTGTTCAGTTGAAGGCGACTTGGGGGATTCCTTTCAAAAAATCCAAAAACACTCATGGCGCCTTATTGGATCAAGCATTCCGAGAAGGTCATCTTTTTTTTGTTTTGAATTCACTACGACCTCCAACCAAGATGTACCAAGCAGGTCGGCAACTGATGATGGAATTAGAGAAAAAAGCTCAACTACAAGAAGATCAAAATTGGAAGCCGATCAAATTGGATCGATCTATAAAACTCGGTGATTCTCATTCCTCAGTTCCCAAAATTCGTTCACGACTCAATTTTTTGGGCTTTCCGACCTCTCTGACTGAAATCGACTCTAAAAATTACGATTCCTTACTTTTCGAACAAGTTGTGGCTTACCAGCGAAAAGAGGGGCTCTTGGATGATGGGGTCATCGGTCAAAGAACTGTTGCTTCTTTGAATGAGACGCCAATCCAAAAAATGGATAAGCTTTCGGTCAATCTCGAGCGAATGCGTTGGATCCCAAATGAATATTTCCTCAAGGATGCGATTTGGGTGAATATTCCCTCCTATCGATTACATTATCGAACCGATCAGGACACGCTTTTCTCTACCAAAGTCATCGTCGGGATGGTAAAAAATCAGACTCCGGTATTTTCAGCCGAAATGAGCTACCTCATTTTTAGTCCGTTTTGGAATATTCCTTCCTCGATTGCAAGAAATGAAACCATCCCTGCGATCAAGAAAAATCCAAATTACCTAGAGCACAACCATATGGAGGTAATCAATCAAAGCGGACATCCAGTCCCTAATTCCTCTATCAATTGGAATGCTAAGCCATTTCCTTTCCTGATTCGTCAAAAACCTGGGCCGGATAATGCTTTGGGCCAAGTGAAATTTATGTTTCCCAATTCTCATAATGTCTATTTGCATGATACGCCAGCTAAATCACTGTTCGATCGGGAAACTAGGACTTTTAGCCATGGATGTATTCGGATGCAAAATCCGCGTCAATTTGCTGAATTAATTCTTGGTCAGTATCCTAACTGGAATTCAGAGAAAATTGGCGAAGCAATGAATCAAGCTGAAGAACAACGAGTAGACTTAGATCATAGGATTCCAGTCATAGTTGTCTACCTGACTTTTGGTTTGGGAGAAAAAGGGAATCCCGAGTTTTACACAGATGTATACAATAGAGACACTGAGGTGCTTCTTCTGCTTAAATCAGTTTGGTGAAACTTGGAGCAGCGGAGATTTGGCTAAATAGTCACCGTCATTCCCAAAGATAAATACTACCGAACCTTCTTTGATCAAGTCAATGACCTCATTGGATAGTTCGCTTGGTACAGCTGGACATCCTAGACTTCGTCCTAATCTTCCTGACATTTTGGCTACTTCCTCACGTGCGTAGTCGGCGCCGTGAATCACAATGGCTCGATTTCTAGCCTGATCATTAAATCCTTTTTCTAATCCATCCAAGCGTAGGGAATACCCATGCTTACCATGATACGTCTCGGCGGTCATGTAAAAACCCAAGCTGCTTTGGTAGGATTCAGGTCGGTTGGAGAATTTTTCTGCCACGAGCATTCCTGAATTTCTTCCATGGGATACTACCGTGTTCAATTCAATTTTTTGAGTTTCTAGATTAATGATCCACATGCGCTTTTCTGTGGATGGTAGGGAGAAGTCAATCAGCGTTAAAACAGGTCTTTTGATTGATTTTTCAAGTTTTTCATATCCTGAAAGGGCTTTATCTAGGACTTCTTGGCTTGGTAAATTGGAGCTGGATTCCGCTAAAGATTCAAGCAGAATCTCACTCTCTGCTTTTGAGATTTCAATGGTTTTTTCAACGGGTTCGGGTAAGGTCGGACTGGCGAAGGTGAGGTTCCAAATCAGGGGAATGAGTACTCCTGGGTTGATCATCATGGGGGATTATAGTTGGTTGGGTGAAGTTAAGCTATCTCCCAGATTGTCAAAAACTTTGCCATGAGGGGATTCGGTAGTTTTGTCATCTTTTGTAAAGGTGAAGCCGACGGAACCAATCACGATTGATTTTGGGTTGTGGATTTGATCGGCTTTGGTGCACTATGGGAATAGTGTTAGCTTTGCGATCCTTTGAAAAAATAACCCCTTGACTTGCAGGTCTTTGTTTTGTTTGTTTAAAGAATTTACATGCATTGTTAAACAAAAAAACAAACAGGTCTGTTCTTGTATTCGATGAAAGTATCCGTGTATCGTAAGGAGCATTTCAATGCTGCCCACAGACTCTTCAATCCTGCATGGAGTGCAGAGAAAAATGAGGAGGTTTTTGGAAAATGTAATAACCCCAATTTCCACGGCCATAATTATGAATTAATCGTTCAATTAAAGGGGGAAATTGATCCTGAAACAGGTTATGTTTATGACATGAAGGTCCTGAGTGATCTGATCAAAGAGCATGTATTAAATAAGTTTGACCATAAAAATCTAAATCTGGATACCGATGAATTCAAAAATCTCAATCCATCAGCTGAAAATATTGCAGTGGTTATTTGGAATATTTTGAGAGAAAAAATTGATCGGAAATTCGAGCTAATGATTCGACTATATGAAACAGAAAGAAACTTTGTTGAATACGATGGAAATTAACGTCGTGCGTGCCTCCATCGAGGAGCTAGGAGAAGACCATGTAGGAACTTCACTAGAAACTCCACTTCGAGAAGATGCTTTCGAAATGGATGATGATTTGAAAATCGAATTGATCGAAAAGCATTTTCGAGAAATCATGCACATCATGGGACTTGATCTAAGTGATGATAGCTTGAAAGGTACACCTCATCGGGTGGCCAAAATGTATGTGAAGGAGGTTTTCAGCGGATTGAATCCGAAAAATAAACCAGCTGCCAAGCTGTTTGAAAATAAGTACAAGTACAATGAGATGCTCGTAGAGAAGGACATCACATTCCATTCTCATTGTGAGCACCATTTTGTCCCGATCTATGGAAAAGCTCATGTTGCTTATATCTCGAACGGGAATGTTATCGGGCTTTCAAAAATCAACCGAATTGTTCAATATTTCGCCAAAAGACCTCAAGTTCAAGAGCGTTTGACGATGCAGATTGGGAATGAACTTAAAGAAGCCTTAGGCACTGAAGATGTAGCTGTCATCTTGGATGCATATCATATGTGTGTGAGTTCAAGAGGTGTAAATGATACCAATAGCTCAACAGTTACTGCATTTTATTCCGGAAAATTTGAGCGGGATGAGCAGAGCCGAAATGAGTTTATGAAATATATCCAGCTCGAAAAATAAAGAGCTGATTTTCTGCTAAACCAACACAAACCCTTCCTCCTCAGGAAGGGTTTTTTTGTAACAAAAACAAACATTTTTTGCCGATTTCGATTGTATTGGAAATTGAAAAACAAGAATGGAAAATAAAAATTTTGTGCTGATCGGTGGGAATTCAGGAATCGGGAAAGCAGTTGCTGCTCAGCTTCGAGAAGCGGGTGCGAATCTCTTTCTGTATTCAAAAAGTGGAAATGGAACCCAAGCGATAGACATTACTCAAGATTTCGAACAGCTTCCTGGTTTGCCAGAAGTTATTGATGGAGTGGTCTATTGTCCAGGAACAATTCAATTGAAACCGTTTCATCGATTGAGTATTGCTGATTTTAAGCACGAAATGGAAGTGAATTTTTTTGGCGCAGTTCGAGTCCTTCAAGCTTGCTTGAAAGGTTTGAAAAAATCGGGTTCACCATCTGTGGTTTTATATAGTACGGTAGCTGTAGAAACAGGAATGGGTTTTCACGCAGGTATTGCTTCTGCCAAAGGAGCTATCGAAGGACTTACCCGTTCACTAGCCGCAGAATGGGCTCCTTCCAAAATCAGAGTGAATGCCATTGCTCCATCGTTAACAGAAACACCGCTTGCTGCTGCGCTTTTGGGAACTCCAGAAAAAAAAGAGGCTTCGGATAAGAGACACCCTTTGGGAAGAATAGGTACACCCGAAGACATTGCAGAGGCGACTGTATTTTTGTTGTCAGAAAAATCATCCTGGATGACAGGACAGATTCTTCATCTGGATGGTGGAATGTCCAACCTAAAATAATTCAAAACAATTTCCCTACACAATTTGTCTGAATTGCGGGTACGGTCCCGAGATGAACGAGCTGTGAATATGAAGACTCCCCCTGAATCGTTCCTGTTGTTTAAGGAAGAATTGAGGAAAGCCCAACTCGAGAAAGAGCGGCTTAAGCAATACTATGAAGAAAAATTGGCGGAGGTCAATCAAGAGCTCCATCGCTTGAAAGAGCAAATTCATTCTCAGCAGGAAATGATGAGGACGACCTTGGAGTATGCTTCCAATTTGGAAGTGCGCCTTACTCAGGTGAAAGAAGATGTAGCTCATGCTACCAGCAAAAACCGGGATTCCATCTATTAATTACCCCACGAAAGCCATGAACCATACGCTTAACTCTTCAGAAATTCAGGATTTTGACCTTGCCTTAGACCTGCGTTACGCTCAAGTTTGGGTAAGCCAAGAACTGAAGACAATCATTTGTCAATTGACTGCTGATTATGTCCCGATAGAGGATTTCAAAGAGACTTTCCTGCAGATTTCTGAAATCGTTAAAAAGGGCGAGTTCGAGAAGTTTATTTTTGATAAGCGTGCCCTCAGAGCATTTCATCAGCCCACCATGGAATGGTACTTTATTCATTGGAAAAAAGATATGCTTTCCTATGGGATCAAGACCCATCGAAAAATTCTTCCTTCCGAAAAATGGTTTGAAAAAATGGTTCAAATCGCGAAGGATCAAATTCTTCAGACTTATCCAGATCATATCATCGACCAGCTGGATATCAAATATTGCGATTCCATTGAGGAAGCTGTTGCCCTATGATGCGTCACATAGTCCATGAGCAATTGATGAATGAAGATTCTTTTTTTAGAAGGAATCTTGTCAATTGTCTTTCAGGGTATAAAAGCCTGAATCTCATTGGGACTAGAAATGAACATGGGAAAGCCAACTTGGCTCCTTTTTCTCAGGTATTTCATATTGGTGCGGCACCTCCTTTGGTTGGGATTCTTTTTCGCCCTCACACAGTCAAGCGGGATACACTGGAAAATATTCTTCAATCAAAATACTTTACTCTTAATCACGTAACTCCTGAAATGTACAGGCAGGCGCACTGGACTGCTGCCAATTGGGAAGAAAGTGAATTTGAAGGAACAGGGCTTACTGAAGAATTTAAAGTGGATTTTTTTGCTCCATTCGTGAAGGGAAGTCCGGTTCAACTTGGTTGTTCTTTGGTAGAAACCCAGACACTTCAAATCAATCAAACAGTACTATTGATCGGAAGTATTGATCAAATCTTTGTAGAGGAAAAAGGACTGAGAGCCGATGGTTCCTTAGACTTGAATATCCTGGAGACTGTCACAGTAAGTGGATTAGACGAATACCATGTTGGTGAAAAGTTAGGTAGATTGGCGTTTCCAAAGCCAGGAATTGAACCTGCTGAAATCTGAATATTCTCGATCTCAAACTGAGTTTTACCTTCATTTGCAACTCCTAGAACTTACAGATTCTGGACTTTTTTGTCCTCCTGCAGGGGTTTTTATAGATCCTTGGAGACCGGTCGATCGGGCGGTGATTACTCATGCGCATTCAGATCATGCCCGCTGGGGAATGAAGCATTACCTCGCACATAAAGATTCAGCTGAAGTAATGAAGCTTCGGCTAGGTGGTGAAATCAGTCTTCACACACTCGATTATCAAGAAAAACTGGACATACACGGAGTCAAAATCAGTCTTCATCCGGCTGGTCATATTCCCGGTTCGGCGCAGGTGAGATTGGAATTTCAAGGCAAAGTAGCCGTGGTAAGCGGAGATTACAAAGTCGAAAATGACGGCCTTTGTGCACCTTTCGAACCTGTCAAATGCCATGAATTTGTCTCCGAATGTACCTTTGGTCTACCGATTTATAAATGGGAATCACAAACTGAAATTTTCTCTCAAATCAATTCCTGGTGGAAAGAAAATGCCGCAGAGGGTCGAAATTCAGTGCTTTTTGCCTATTCCCTTGGAAAAGCCCAACGTATCCTTCAAAATCTAAATCGAGAGATTGGAGAGGTTTTCGTACATGGTGCCATCTGGAATACCAACCAAGCTCTAATTTCAAATGGAATTCCGATTTGGGATGTACCGAAGGTAACTCAAGATTTGCCAAAAAGTAGATTTAATGGGGCCTTGATCATAGCCCCTCCTTCCGCCTATGGAACGCCCTGGATGAAACGGTTTTCTCCATTTCGAACTGGGATTTGCTCGGGTTGGATGGCTGTTCGAGGGGCAAGAAGGAGAAGAGCGGCAGACCGTGGATTCGTCCTTTCAGATCATGCCGATTGGGAGGGTTTGATTTCTGCGATTATGGCTACAGAAGCCGAAAGGGTTTATCTCACCCATGGAAGTACGGCTTCATTTGGCCGGTTTCTTCAGGAAGAAAAGGGAATTGATGCAGTGGAACTACAGACCCTTTTTGGAGTAGAAGAAGTGGAATAAGACTGGTTGGTAAAATGGAATAATTTCTAAATTGGAAAATCATGAATCCAAGCAATAATATCCATTATCCTACCATTCCCCCATATTTTTGAAAAGCTATTTCCAAAACATATTCAAAGAGGATGTGCAGAAAACGGTTGTAAACGGCCTTAAACTCAAGCCCAATAAATTCTTTTACTTGTCATTAATTAATTGATTGTCATAATTTTAAAAACTTTCAATCCTTCAATTTTTTAATCTTTCCCCAAATTTTCTTTGCCGTATTTCTGCAAGCGGTCAGAGCTTCTTACCTTTGCGCATGGCAGAACAAATCCTAATCCTCGATTTCGGTTCTCAGTACACCCAACTCATCGCCCGAAGAGTCAGAGAACTGAATGTTTACTGTGAAATTCACCCTTACAATAAGGTTCCCGAAATCACTTCAGATATCAAAGGAATCATCCTTTCAGGCTCTCCGTGTTCAGTGAGAGATGAAGGTGCTCCGGATGTGGATACCGACTCATTCAGAGGTAAGCTACCCGTACTTGGAGTATGCTATGGAGCGCAATTGTTAGCCAGTAAATATGGAGGAGAGGTGCTTCCATCTACCATTCGTGAGTACGGAAGAGCCAACTTGGACCATATCGATTTGCACCATGATTTGTTGAAAGAAATGACGCATGGTTCGCAAGTGTGGATGTCTCATGGTGATACTATCAAGGAACTTCCTGCTGGTTTTGAAGTAATTGCCAGTACCTCATCCGTTCGAGTGGCAGCATTTAAGGTAGAGGGAGAAAAAACCTATGGAATCCAGTTTCACCCGGAAGTGACTCACTCTTTGGAAGGGAAAAACCTTCTCAGAAACTTCGTGGTGGGAATTTGCGGATGTTCTCAGGATTGGACATCGGATACGTTTATCGACGCTACGGTTTCTGATTTGAAAAAGAAAATCGGAACCGATAAAGTAGTCATGGGCCTTTCTGGAGGGGTGGATTCATCAGTTGCGGCGACCTTGATCCACCGAGCGATTGGCGATCAGCTGACCTGCGTGTTTGTGGATAATGGACTGCTTCGCAAAAATGAGTTTGAAGAAGTCCTTGACTCTTACAAGCACATGGGTTTGAATGTGATTGGCGTTGATGCTAAGCAGCGTTTTTATGATGCACTTGCTGGATTAACTGATCCAGAGGCGAAGAGAAAAGCGATCGGAAGAGTTTTCATTGAAGTTTTTGATGACGAAGCGCACAAAATTGACGGAGTGAAA
Above is a window of Algoriphagus sanaruensis DNA encoding:
- a CDS encoding L,D-transpeptidase family protein, which produces MKGFWIGWVFFLLTGSLFSQSLSDAIRIQLENPSKEKESLTKGSSIVHFEEVKAYYSGRNFSSIWFQQKKISPLVRELQAEIKQSKYDGLKPETYHLDFLDHLLASEEQAENTQIPLTPEDLSQAEILLTDAFFALCRDLEIGKINSVQLKATWGIPFKKSKNTHGALLDQAFREGHLFFVLNSLRPPTKMYQAGRQLMMELEKKAQLQEDQNWKPIKLDRSIKLGDSHSSVPKIRSRLNFLGFPTSLTEIDSKNYDSLLFEQVVAYQRKEGLLDDGVIGQRTVASLNETPIQKMDKLSVNLERMRWIPNEYFLKDAIWVNIPSYRLHYRTDQDTLFSTKVIVGMVKNQTPVFSAEMSYLIFSPFWNIPSSIARNETIPAIKKNPNYLEHNHMEVINQSGHPVPNSSINWNAKPFPFLIRQKPGPDNALGQVKFMFPNSHNVYLHDTPAKSLFDRETRTFSHGCIRMQNPRQFAELILGQYPNWNSEKIGEAMNQAEEQRVDLDHRIPVIVVYLTFGLGEKGNPEFYTDVYNRDTEVLLLLKSVW
- a CDS encoding murein L,D-transpeptidase catalytic domain family protein: MMINPGVLIPLIWNLTFASPTLPEPVEKTIEISKAESEILLESLAESSSNLPSQEVLDKALSGYEKLEKSIKRPVLTLIDFSLPSTEKRMWIINLETQKIELNTVVSHGRNSGMLVAEKFSNRPESYQSSLGFYMTAETYHGKHGYSLRLDGLEKGFNDQARNRAIVIHGADYAREEVAKMSGRLGRSLGCPAVPSELSNEVIDLIKEGSVVFIFGNDGDYLAKSPLLQVSPN
- a CDS encoding 6-pyruvoyl trahydropterin synthase family protein, with amino-acid sequence MKVSVYRKEHFNAAHRLFNPAWSAEKNEEVFGKCNNPNFHGHNYELIVQLKGEIDPETGYVYDMKVLSDLIKEHVLNKFDHKNLNLDTDEFKNLNPSAENIAVVIWNILREKIDRKFELMIRLYETERNFVEYDGN
- the folE gene encoding GTP cyclohydrolase I FolE, which gives rise to MKQKETLLNTMEINVVRASIEELGEDHVGTSLETPLREDAFEMDDDLKIELIEKHFREIMHIMGLDLSDDSLKGTPHRVAKMYVKEVFSGLNPKNKPAAKLFENKYKYNEMLVEKDITFHSHCEHHFVPIYGKAHVAYISNGNVIGLSKINRIVQYFAKRPQVQERLTMQIGNELKEALGTEDVAVILDAYHMCVSSRGVNDTNSSTVTAFYSGKFERDEQSRNEFMKYIQLEK
- a CDS encoding SDR family NAD(P)-dependent oxidoreductase is translated as MENKNFVLIGGNSGIGKAVAAQLREAGANLFLYSKSGNGTQAIDITQDFEQLPGLPEVIDGVVYCPGTIQLKPFHRLSIADFKHEMEVNFFGAVRVLQACLKGLKKSGSPSVVLYSTVAVETGMGFHAGIASAKGAIEGLTRSLAAEWAPSKIRVNAIAPSLTETPLAAALLGTPEKKEASDKRHPLGRIGTPEDIAEATVFLLSEKSSWMTGQILHLDGGMSNLK
- a CDS encoding flavin reductase family protein, producing MMRHIVHEQLMNEDSFFRRNLVNCLSGYKSLNLIGTRNEHGKANLAPFSQVFHIGAAPPLVGILFRPHTVKRDTLENILQSKYFTLNHVTPEMYRQAHWTAANWEESEFEGTGLTEEFKVDFFAPFVKGSPVQLGCSLVETQTLQINQTVLLIGSIDQIFVEEKGLRADGSLDLNILETVTVSGLDEYHVGEKLGRLAFPKPGIEPAEI
- a CDS encoding ligase-associated DNA damage response exonuclease; this encodes MQLLELTDSGLFCPPAGVFIDPWRPVDRAVITHAHSDHARWGMKHYLAHKDSAEVMKLRLGGEISLHTLDYQEKLDIHGVKISLHPAGHIPGSAQVRLEFQGKVAVVSGDYKVENDGLCAPFEPVKCHEFVSECTFGLPIYKWESQTEIFSQINSWWKENAAEGRNSVLFAYSLGKAQRILQNLNREIGEVFVHGAIWNTNQALISNGIPIWDVPKVTQDLPKSRFNGALIIAPPSAYGTPWMKRFSPFRTGICSGWMAVRGARRRRAADRGFVLSDHADWEGLISAIMATEAERVYLTHGSTASFGRFLQEEKGIDAVELQTLFGVEEVE
- the guaA gene encoding glutamine-hydrolyzing GMP synthase translates to MAEQILILDFGSQYTQLIARRVRELNVYCEIHPYNKVPEITSDIKGIILSGSPCSVRDEGAPDVDTDSFRGKLPVLGVCYGAQLLASKYGGEVLPSTIREYGRANLDHIDLHHDLLKEMTHGSQVWMSHGDTIKELPAGFEVIASTSSVRVAAFKVEGEKTYGIQFHPEVTHSLEGKNLLRNFVVGICGCSQDWTSDTFIDATVSDLKKKIGTDKVVMGLSGGVDSSVAATLIHRAIGDQLTCVFVDNGLLRKNEFEEVLDSYKHMGLNVIGVDAKQRFYDALAGLTDPEAKRKAIGRVFIEVFDDEAHKIDGVKWLGQGTIYPDVIESVSVKGPSATIKSHHNVGGLPDFMKLSVVEPLNTLFKDEVREVGRALEIPETIIGRHPFPGPGLAIRILGDITEEKVKTLQEVDYIFIKGLKDHGLYDQVWQAGAILLPIQSVGVMGDERTYERVVALRAVGSVDGMTADWIHLPYEFLGKMSNEIINRVKGVNRVVYDISSKPPATIEWE